A stretch of Branchiostoma lanceolatum isolate klBraLanc5 chromosome 14, klBraLanc5.hap2, whole genome shotgun sequence DNA encodes these proteins:
- the LOC136448893 gene encoding lipopolysaccharide-induced tumor necrosis factor-alpha factor homolog, with amino-acid sequence MDEKQEAPPAYPTQQQPQPGQPGAYPAQQPGTNPAQQPAGYPAQPPPGQPGVYAPQPQQPGYAQQPPGTFVSQGPGQPPAPPGTFVSQGPGQPPAPPGTFVSQGPGQPPAPPGTVMYVSQPGVVVVGADQPTRSGHPVRMTCPTCQQDIQTTVEYEIGLLTWLMVGGVCLFGCALPLVWLGCCFIPMCIKDLKDAKHTCPNCNTHLGTFKRAK; translated from the exons ATGGACGAAAAACAGGAAGCCCCACCCGCCTATCCGACACAACAGCAACCTCAACCGGGACAACCTGGCGCCTACCCCGCCCAGCAACCAGGCACCAACCCCGCCCAGCAACCAGCTGGCTATCCGGCGCAGCCGCCGCCCGGGCAACCTGGAGTTTACGCACCTCAGCCTCAACAACCTGGC TACGCCCAGCAGCCACCGGGTACCTTTGTGTCGCAGGGACCGGGACAACCTCCAGCGCCACCGGGTACATTTGTGTCGCAGGGCCCGGGACAACCTCCAGCGCCACCGGGTACATTTGTGTCGCAGGGCCCGGGACAACCGCCTGCTCCACCCGGAACTGTTATGTATG TTTCCCAGCCTGGTGTGGTGGTAGTGGGCGCTGATCAGCCGACCCGTAGTGGCCACCCGGTCCGGATGACATGTCCGACCTGCCAGCAGGACATTCAGACAACTGTTGAGTATGAGATCGGGCTTTTAACGTGGCTCATGGTCGGGGGCGTTTGTCTCTTCGG GTGTGCATTGCCGCTTGTGTGGCTGGGATGTTGCTTCATCCCCATGTGCATCAAAGACCTTAAGGAcgccaaacacacctgtccgaACTGTAACACTCACCTGGGCACCTTCAAAAGGGCAAAGTAG
- the LOC136448894 gene encoding cell death-inducing p53-target protein 1-like, which translates to MAEKAELRERQTSTLPGQPEPGQPAVAAGNIVYNAVPQPAGVPVIIPDPPERSRVSVRVKCPSCQQVIDTVAEKKVGKFAWYVAGMVFLIGLSFPVFWLGCCVPCCMANFKDTKHTCPNCKAHVATYKIAK; encoded by the exons ATGGCGGAAAAAGCGGAACTACGAGAGAGGCAAACGTCTACCCTTCCTGGCCAGCCAGAA CCTGGGCAGCCAGCCGTAGCAGCTGGAAATATCGTTTATAATGCAG TTCCGCAGCCAGCTGGGGTGCCAGTGATCATCCCTGACCCCCCTGAGCGCAGCCGAGTGTCCGTGAGGGTGAAGTGTCCATCCTGTCAGCAGGTTATCGATACGGTAGCCGAGAAAAAGGTCGGCAAGTTCGCCTGGTATGTCGCAGGGATGGTATTCCTGATTGG ATTGTCGTTCCCGGTGTTCTGGCTGGGGTGTTGCGTCCCGTGCTGTATGGCCAACTTCAAGGACACCAAGCACACCTGTCCCAACTGCAAGGCGCACGTGGCCACCTACAAGATTGCCAAATAA
- the LOC136449032 gene encoding lipopolysaccharide-induced tumor necrosis factor-alpha factor homolog, whose product MTEKMDQEMGPPPPYPMQGPGQPGLYPEPPGQPAGGYVPPPGQPVGMGPPMPPGTTVVVGQQVPMIPPDHPTRSNHPVRMTCPTCQQSIETTIERQIGLFTWLAVGMIFLVGMGFPLLWLGCCFIPMCVPSCKDVKHTCPNCQTHLGTYQVAK is encoded by the exons ATGACCGAAAAGATGGATCAGGAAATGGGTCCCCCTCCCCCGTATCCGATGCAGGGCCCGGGCCAACCAGGGCTCTACCCCGAACCGCCGGGCCAGCCTGCTGGAGGGTATGTGCCACCGCCAGGCCAACCTGTG GGAATGGGACCACCGATGCCACCCGGAACTACCGTTGTCG TCGGGCAGCAGGTTCCGATGATACCGCCTGACCACCCTACCCGCAGTAACCACCCCGTCAGGATGACCTGTCCGACCTGTCAGCAGAGTATCGAGACTACCATTGAGCGGCAGATCGGGCTCTTCACGTGGTTGGCCGTGGGAATGATCTTCCTGGTTGG GATGGGGTTCCCGCTGCTGTGGTTGGGGTGTTGCTTCATCCCCATGTGTGTCCCCAGCTGCAAGGACGTCAAGCACACCTGTCCGAACTGCCAAACGCACCTGGGCACCTATCAGGTTGCGAAATAA
- the LOC136448600 gene encoding uncharacterized protein has translation MGAVSSKALSVVRASSRTRATLRSSQAEYHDVNVSSAPRVPIGMLWNVEGNGVQDTLHTASKKFIATTPLPFPKFHDGTGPQVWRDGGGLGDMMHPRTRSGGTPFLPTSWSNARDDRYCKLKLSHC, from the exons ATGGGGGCGGTCAGCTCTAAAGCGTTGTCTGTGGTGAGGGCCAGCAGCCGAACCCGGGCAACTTTGCGTTCCAGCCAGGCGGAGTACCACGATGTCAACGTCTCTTCCGCACCGAGAGTTCCCATAGGGATGCTGTGGAACGTCGAGGGAAATGGGGTGCAAGACACCTTACACACGGCAAGCAAAAAG TTTATCGCCACGACCCCGCTGCCGTTCCCCAAGTTTCACGACGGTACAGGACCGCAGGTGTGGAGGGACGGAGGCGGCCTGGGCGACATGATGCACCCCCGGACCCGAAGTGGCGGGACGCCTTTTCTACCTACTAGTTG gagTAACGCTAGAGACGACCGGTATTGCAAGCTGAAACTATCGCATTGCTGA